One Desulfosoma caldarium DNA segment encodes these proteins:
- a CDS encoding (Fe-S)-binding protein: MYDPQSIIQLIAGNVRATRNPFGAFSWVLNRWWKGLGLPRQGDTLLATGLMVQSVPFIEKITGHLERLEDTRWAPFVGYGAWIPKKLVQLGSLFMVRPKEQAPYNQILKDVVTLLRHSGIRFAYRPDLDFYSGILLYDLGDHEAFVAHARFVASQLRKAGVRTLITVDPHTTYAFKVLYPRYAQAVFNVHPYFELLRLKAPQNGHRVTVHDPCFYGRYVKLSHIPRHVLRDAGVVVCDVPQSGLLTHCCGGPAESVSPNLSRHIVTRRVEQLQRTGAPILAMCPICLGNLKKVGAEVEDLASFLVRHVLKPSKH; this comes from the coding sequence ATGTATGATCCTCAGTCCATCATTCAACTCATTGCAGGCAATGTCCGGGCCACGCGTAACCCTTTCGGGGCCTTTTCGTGGGTCCTGAACCGGTGGTGGAAAGGCCTTGGGCTTCCGCGACAGGGAGACACCTTACTGGCCACAGGCCTCATGGTCCAGTCGGTTCCCTTCATTGAAAAGATCACGGGGCACCTTGAGAGGCTGGAGGACACTCGCTGGGCCCCTTTTGTGGGCTACGGAGCATGGATTCCAAAGAAACTGGTGCAATTGGGGTCCCTTTTCATGGTGAGGCCCAAGGAGCAGGCCCCATACAACCAAATCCTCAAGGATGTGGTGACGCTTCTTCGCCATTCCGGCATAAGGTTCGCCTATCGCCCGGACCTGGATTTTTACAGTGGCATCCTGCTCTACGATTTAGGAGATCACGAGGCATTCGTGGCTCACGCACGTTTTGTGGCTTCACAGTTGCGCAAGGCGGGCGTTCGAACCCTCATCACAGTCGATCCTCACACAACCTACGCCTTCAAGGTCTTGTATCCACGATATGCCCAAGCCGTGTTCAATGTGCACCCCTATTTTGAACTCCTGCGGCTTAAGGCGCCTCAGAACGGCCACCGAGTCACCGTGCATGATCCCTGTTTTTACGGGCGGTATGTGAAGCTTTCTCATATACCTCGCCATGTGCTTCGCGATGCGGGTGTCGTCGTCTGCGACGTGCCGCAGTCAGGGCTTCTGACCCATTGCTGTGGGGGGCCGGCCGAATCCGTGTCGCCCAATTTATCCCGGCATATCGTGACTCGGCGAGTGGAACAGTTGCAGCGCACCGGGGCCCCCATTTTAGCCATGTGCCCAATATGTCTTGGCAATCTGAAAAAGGTCGGAGCAGAGGTAGAAGATCTGGCCTCCTTCCTGGTTCGGCATGTCCTCAAACCTTCGAAACATTAA
- a CDS encoding 4Fe-4S dicluster domain-containing protein translates to MALVDINFADELEQFGAPKTLECFHCGTCAAICPLIDQHFPRQMIRYAQIGAKDRILERGAELWRCLHCGLCTQTCPREADPGEVILALRRYVLHHWRSSDHV, encoded by the coding sequence ATGGCACTTGTCGATATTAACTTTGCCGATGAATTGGAGCAGTTCGGAGCGCCCAAGACCCTCGAATGTTTTCACTGCGGCACGTGCGCTGCCATCTGCCCTCTCATCGATCAGCATTTCCCCCGTCAAATGATTCGTTACGCTCAAATCGGGGCTAAGGATCGCATTCTGGAACGGGGCGCCGAACTGTGGCGCTGCCTTCACTGCGGTCTGTGCACCCAGACCTGCCCTCGAGAAGCCGACCCGGGAGAAGTCATTTTGGCCCTGCGGCGCTATGTGCTGCATCATTGGAGGAGTTCCGATCATGTATGA